A region of Maribacter algicola DNA encodes the following proteins:
- a CDS encoding site-2 protease family protein, whose product MKGVLKLGSISGIKIEVHWTFTLLLFWVAFLEIQRGSNLNRILLNEALIVVLFICVILHELGHALTAKKFNINTQKITLLPIGGVAMLEKMPEKPRQELLVALAGPAVNVVIAILIFLVVPIKSYFNFDAIVLEEVLYQTTFQNFLFYLFVANVMLVVFNLIPAFPMDGGRVLRALLSFKIGRVEATKIASSIGQGLAILFFILGLLFNPFLILIAFFILFGAYGENQMVKQNSLLEGHLVREATLTNITLISPIHTIKDVMDITLAGAEKDFVVMDKDEIVGIVTQKHVLKHANTPLLVVKDVMDKDFKTVDASMELVKVLELFAKEKKNFFPVMDDGMLAGVIDRTNIGEYILFKSVPLE is encoded by the coding sequence ATGAAAGGGGTTCTAAAATTGGGGAGTATTTCTGGGATTAAGATAGAAGTACATTGGACGTTTACCCTATTGTTGTTTTGGGTCGCTTTCCTGGAGATACAGCGAGGGTCTAATCTCAATAGAATACTACTTAATGAAGCCCTCATTGTAGTGTTGTTCATTTGTGTTATACTTCATGAATTAGGTCATGCATTAACCGCAAAAAAATTCAATATCAACACCCAAAAAATAACACTTTTACCTATTGGCGGAGTTGCCATGTTGGAAAAGATGCCAGAAAAACCTAGGCAGGAACTGTTGGTTGCCCTTGCCGGACCAGCTGTTAATGTGGTTATTGCCATTTTAATTTTTTTGGTAGTTCCCATAAAAAGCTATTTTAACTTTGATGCCATCGTATTGGAGGAAGTTTTGTATCAAACCACATTCCAAAATTTTTTATTTTATCTTTTTGTTGCCAATGTAATGTTGGTGGTCTTTAATTTAATTCCTGCGTTTCCAATGGATGGGGGTAGGGTCTTAAGAGCATTATTGTCCTTTAAAATAGGTCGTGTAGAAGCTACTAAAATAGCCTCTTCTATAGGTCAGGGCCTAGCGATTCTATTTTTTATTCTTGGACTTTTATTTAATCCGTTTTTGATTTTAATTGCCTTTTTTATCTTATTTGGAGCTTATGGCGAGAACCAAATGGTAAAGCAAAATTCATTATTGGAAGGTCATTTGGTAAGGGAGGCAACTTTGACGAATATCACATTGATAAGTCCTATCCATACAATAAAGGACGTGATGGATATCACTCTCGCTGGCGCCGAAAAGGATTTTGTTGTTATGGATAAGGATGAAATAGTTGGAATAGTTACCCAAAAGCATGTCCTAAAACATGCAAACACCCCGTTGCTTGTAGTGAAGGATGTAATGGATAAAGATTTTAAGACGGTAGATGCGTCAATGGAACTAGTAAAAGTATTGGAACTGTTCGCAAAAGAAAAGAAAAATTTTTTCCCGGTAATGGATGACGGCATGTTGGCAGGTGTCATTGATAGGACCAATATTGGAGAATATATCCTATTCAAATCTGTACCTTTAGAGTAA
- the upp gene encoding uracil phosphoribosyltransferase, whose amino-acid sequence MTVHHFGKEDSLLNKFIAEIRDTDIQKDSMRFRRNIERIGEILSYELSKNLNYSNTTVQTPFGSKEISLPKDKLVLCSVLRAGLPLHQGMLNYFDSAENAFISAYRHHRGDEDAFEVIVKYFAAPSLSGKTLVLTDPMLATGKTLENVLEALKDHGKPDQIHILSVIGSKAGIEHITRIFPENTHLWIAAIDEKLNSKGYIVPGIGDAGDLAFGMKL is encoded by the coding sequence ATGACCGTACATCACTTTGGTAAGGAAGACTCGCTCTTAAATAAATTTATTGCGGAAATCAGGGATACCGACATCCAAAAGGATTCCATGCGATTTCGGCGCAACATAGAACGAATTGGAGAAATTCTTAGTTATGAGTTGAGTAAAAATTTAAATTATTCCAATACCACGGTACAAACACCTTTTGGAAGTAAGGAAATATCCTTGCCAAAGGATAAACTGGTATTATGTTCAGTGCTAAGGGCCGGTTTGCCGTTGCATCAAGGTATGTTGAATTATTTTGATAGTGCCGAGAATGCGTTCATTTCGGCGTATCGTCATCATAGGGGCGATGAGGATGCTTTTGAAGTTATTGTGAAATATTTTGCCGCTCCTTCTTTGTCCGGCAAAACTTTGGTGCTTACCGACCCTATGTTAGCTACAGGGAAGACTTTGGAAAATGTTCTTGAGGCCTTGAAGGATCATGGAAAACCAGATCAGATTCATATCCTTTCCGTAATTGGCTCAAAAGCTGGAATCGAACATATTACAAGAATTTTTCCTGAAAATACGCATTTATGGATTGCCGCCATAGATGAAAAACTAAATAGTAAGGGGTACATTGTTCCGGGTATAGGAGATGCAGGTGATTTGGCTTTTGGAATGAAACTGTAA
- a CDS encoding cation-translocating P-type ATPase produces MSARKFDIKGLTDLEVETSRKRYGSNTLTYKNENGFFDALKSLAKEPMVILLLVASSIYFMSGNVGDGVFLAVAIVLVASISLYQDSRSRKALDKLKALTQPNCNVIRNGEVIGIPSEQVVIGDSLMVEEGTLIPADGTIIHSNDFSVNESILTGESLAVFKDSKNDDNSIFSGTTVVSGLAIATVVAIGNNTELGKISKSLEAIQEEKTPLERQISNFVKKMSIWGVVVFFLVWAMNYNKSMDLMDSLLKALTIAMSILPEEIPVAFTTFMAVGTWRLMKMGVLVKQIKTVETLGSATVICADKTGTLTQNKMSLAKLFVLQSGVISDPKNEMGQAEKELITLAMWASEPIPFDPMEVALHNAYGQFIDSDERLNYQMVHEYPIGGKPPMMTHLFQNANGHRIIAAKGAPEAFFEISNLTTQEKSQIEETIKSLGKQGYRLLGVGQAHFMGMEFPKKQQEFKFDFKGIVAFYDPPKENISKVLTSFDKAGIDVKLVTGDNSETAIAIAKEIDFIGYERCMSGDELMQLNDVELREKVKTTQVYTRMFPDAKLRIINAIKANNEVVAMIGDGVNDGPALKASHFGIAMGKKGTEIAKQAASLILVEDDLSKLVDAIAIGRKIYTNLKKAIQYVISIHIPIILMVFIPLALGWLYPTIFSPSHVILLELIMGPTCSIIYENEPMEKNTMVQKPRPFTTTFFKFKELATSITQGLTIALVALLVYQYAVAEGLNESTTRTMVFIVLIAANIFLTLVNRSFYFSILTTLKYKNNLVPLIIGITIAIVVLLLYIPAFTRFFEFEMLTPKLLSISVLSGFGSVIWYELVKWGKRIS; encoded by the coding sequence ATGTCCGCACGTAAATTTGACATTAAAGGATTGACAGATTTGGAAGTTGAGACTTCCAGAAAAAGATACGGATCAAATACCTTGACCTATAAAAATGAAAATGGCTTTTTTGATGCACTAAAAAGTTTAGCCAAGGAGCCCATGGTCATCTTGCTTTTAGTAGCCTCGTCCATCTATTTTATGAGCGGAAATGTAGGGGATGGTGTTTTTTTGGCGGTAGCGATTGTTTTAGTAGCCTCTATTTCACTTTATCAGGATTCTAGAAGCAGAAAGGCACTTGATAAGTTAAAAGCACTTACACAACCCAATTGCAATGTTATAAGGAACGGAGAGGTCATTGGAATACCTAGCGAACAGGTTGTTATTGGGGATAGTCTTATGGTCGAGGAGGGTACCTTAATCCCTGCCGATGGAACCATTATCCATTCCAATGATTTTTCCGTCAACGAGTCCATTTTAACAGGAGAATCCCTTGCTGTTTTTAAGGACTCCAAAAACGACGATAATTCCATTTTTAGCGGTACAACGGTAGTGAGTGGCTTGGCCATTGCAACCGTAGTGGCAATAGGGAATAATACGGAACTGGGGAAAATAAGTAAAAGTCTGGAGGCTATCCAAGAAGAAAAAACACCCCTAGAAAGACAAATCTCAAATTTTGTCAAAAAGATGTCCATCTGGGGGGTGGTCGTCTTTTTTTTGGTATGGGCAATGAACTATAATAAATCCATGGATTTGATGGATAGCCTTCTAAAAGCCCTTACCATTGCGATGAGTATTCTACCAGAGGAAATACCGGTAGCTTTTACAACCTTTATGGCGGTGGGTACATGGCGCCTGATGAAAATGGGGGTATTGGTAAAACAAATAAAAACTGTTGAAACCTTGGGCAGCGCCACGGTAATCTGTGCGGACAAAACCGGTACCCTTACACAAAACAAAATGAGTTTGGCAAAGCTTTTTGTATTACAATCTGGAGTAATATCAGACCCCAAAAATGAAATGGGCCAAGCCGAGAAAGAATTGATTACACTGGCCATGTGGGCAAGTGAACCAATTCCCTTCGATCCTATGGAAGTCGCACTCCATAATGCTTATGGTCAGTTTATAGATAGTGACGAGAGATTAAATTACCAAATGGTGCATGAATACCCAATTGGAGGTAAACCGCCAATGATGACGCATCTTTTCCAAAATGCAAATGGCCATCGTATCATTGCGGCCAAAGGAGCTCCTGAAGCATTTTTTGAAATTTCAAATTTAACCACACAGGAAAAGTCCCAAATAGAGGAGACCATAAAAAGTTTGGGAAAACAGGGCTATAGGTTATTAGGGGTGGGACAGGCTCATTTTATGGGTATGGAATTTCCTAAAAAACAACAAGAATTCAAGTTCGATTTTAAAGGAATCGTAGCCTTTTATGATCCACCTAAAGAAAATATATCCAAGGTATTGACCTCTTTTGATAAAGCTGGAATAGATGTAAAATTGGTTACCGGAGACAATTCAGAGACCGCAATTGCCATAGCGAAGGAAATTGATTTTATTGGATATGAACGATGCATGTCCGGCGATGAATTAATGCAATTAAATGATGTTGAATTAAGGGAAAAAGTTAAAACAACCCAGGTTTATACACGTATGTTTCCTGACGCCAAGCTCCGAATTATCAATGCTATTAAGGCAAATAATGAGGTGGTAGCCATGATTGGTGACGGGGTAAATGACGGCCCTGCTTTAAAAGCGTCACATTTTGGAATCGCTATGGGTAAAAAAGGAACGGAAATTGCCAAACAGGCCGCATCGTTAATATTAGTGGAAGATGATCTTTCCAAATTAGTAGATGCCATAGCTATTGGTAGAAAAATTTATACAAATCTTAAAAAAGCCATTCAATATGTTATATCCATCCATATTCCAATCATATTGATGGTATTTATCCCTTTGGCGCTAGGGTGGCTCTATCCCACGATTTTTTCACCTTCCCATGTTATTTTGCTAGAATTGATTATGGGCCCCACCTGTTCCATCATCTATGAAAATGAGCCTATGGAAAAAAACACCATGGTTCAAAAACCCAGACCCTTTACCACCACATTTTTTAAGTTTAAAGAGTTGGCAACAAGTATAACACAAGGACTCACCATTGCCCTAGTGGCTCTCCTGGTGTATCAATACGCCGTGGCGGAAGGCTTGAACGAATCTACTACCAGAACTATGGTATTTATTGTTCTTATTGCAGCCAATATCTTTCTCACTCTTGTCAATCGTTCCTTTTACTTTTCAATCCTTACAACATTGAAGTATAAGAATAATCTGGTGCCGCTGATTATTGGTATCACCATCGCCATTGTAGTATTGTTACTTTACATTCCTGCATTCACCCGTTTTTTTGAATTTGAAATGCTAACACCAAAGCTATTATCGATAAGCGTACTTTCAGGATTTGGATCGGTAATCTGGTACGAATTGGTTAAATGGGGCAAACGAATAAGCTGA
- a CDS encoding 1-phosphofructokinase family hexose kinase, producing MNRIITLTVNPAIDKSTTVSGIKPNNKLRCSHPVYEAGGGGINISRVLLELGGTSLCMYLAGGPTGSHLNDMLVDFGIPQLVVPIEGWVRENFAVTDTSNNEQYRFGMPGPMIKDQEWKKTLEQLEAVLTEGDILVASGSLCPGMPTDFFARISKIAGDKKVKFILDTSGEALLKGAQAGAYLLKPNLGELATLSGVETISFLELESIGQTFLKNNPCEVLVVSLGPQGAVMFTAQSIDYISAPIVYQKSTIGAGDSMVAGMVLALAQGKSLLEMAQYGVACGTAATMTDGTQLCKIKDVEELNDWICSNSNTSQKIKINA from the coding sequence ATGAATAGGATAATAACATTAACTGTCAACCCGGCCATAGACAAAAGCACTACTGTATCTGGAATAAAACCAAATAATAAATTAAGATGTAGCCATCCCGTCTATGAAGCTGGTGGTGGGGGCATTAACATTTCTCGAGTGCTTCTCGAACTGGGCGGAACCTCCTTATGTATGTATTTGGCAGGAGGACCAACTGGAAGCCATTTAAACGATATGTTAGTTGATTTTGGTATTCCACAACTAGTAGTTCCCATAGAAGGGTGGGTACGTGAAAACTTTGCGGTAACAGATACTTCGAATAATGAACAATATCGTTTTGGGATGCCCGGACCCATGATCAAAGACCAAGAATGGAAAAAGACTTTGGAGCAATTGGAAGCCGTACTCACAGAAGGCGATATTTTGGTGGCCAGTGGAAGCCTATGCCCTGGTATGCCTACCGATTTTTTTGCCAGAATTTCCAAAATTGCCGGAGATAAAAAAGTGAAATTTATTCTGGACACCTCAGGGGAAGCCTTGTTGAAAGGAGCACAGGCCGGAGCCTATCTGCTAAAACCCAATCTAGGAGAACTCGCTACACTCTCTGGAGTAGAAACGATCTCTTTTCTGGAACTGGAATCTATCGGCCAAACTTTTTTAAAGAATAATCCTTGTGAAGTATTAGTGGTTTCCCTGGGGCCTCAAGGTGCCGTAATGTTTACCGCTCAATCAATTGATTACATTTCTGCACCCATAGTGTACCAAAAAAGTACTATTGGTGCTGGTGATAGCATGGTTGCAGGAATGGTTCTTGCACTTGCCCAAGGAAAATCATTACTGGAAATGGCCCAATATGGGGTTGCTTGTGGAACTGCAGCCACTATGACCGATGGCACCCAATTGTGTAAAATTAAGGATGTGGAGGAATTAAATGATTGGATATGCTCCAATTCCAATACATCTCAAAAAATTAAAATCAACGCCTGA
- a CDS encoding zinc ribbon domain-containing protein produces MKTSVENNLCQSCGMPMYHLSDFGTNEDDTINTDYCHFCFIKGIFIDHGISLEQKI; encoded by the coding sequence ATGAAAACCTCAGTAGAAAATAATTTATGCCAAAGTTGTGGTATGCCCATGTACCACTTGTCTGATTTTGGTACCAACGAAGACGACACTATAAATACAGATTATTGCCATTTCTGTTTTATTAAAGGAATATTCATTGACCATGGTATTAGCTTGGAACAAAAAATTTAA
- a CDS encoding DinB family protein, whose protein sequence is MKSKTQLFLELWIEARTRFTNQLERLKEEDLKKKLPPSVNSVGFLIRHIGDVELLFAKNVFGASGVKVIAKTVIASTDTGEWTNLSELNDYVYYSFNTLKAIVERQEEMDWETLVTTEEFGTKTKAEAFGRIVSHTNHHAGQMAILIKYGS, encoded by the coding sequence ATGAAATCAAAAACACAATTATTCCTGGAACTTTGGATAGAAGCAAGAACACGTTTTACCAATCAACTTGAAAGACTCAAAGAGGAAGATTTGAAGAAGAAGCTGCCACCTTCTGTAAATAGTGTCGGTTTTCTTATTAGGCATATTGGTGACGTAGAACTACTCTTTGCAAAGAACGTTTTTGGTGCATCTGGAGTTAAGGTAATAGCTAAAACGGTAATAGCTTCAACCGATACGGGTGAATGGACCAATCTTTCTGAACTTAATGACTATGTTTATTATTCATTTAATACCCTAAAAGCTATTGTGGAACGGCAAGAGGAAATGGATTGGGAAACCCTGGTGACCACTGAAGAATTCGGGACAAAGACAAAAGCGGAGGCTTTTGGGCGAATTGTATCCCATACTAACCATCATGCCGGTCAGATGGCAATCTTAATTAAATACGGCAGCTGA
- a CDS encoding patatin-like phospholipase family protein, with protein MNVGLVLSGGGVRGVAHIGAIKALEEFGIHPSHIAGTSAGAIVGALYAGGSHWEEILDFFKSTQIFSIKKYARSKPGFVDTEKFYDHLKVYLPEDNFSSLMISLHVTATNLLDGTLKIFNKGELIKPILASAAVPGLFAPVPFKNGYYVDGGTLNNFPVDLIKDFCDQIIGIYVNPFEKMKKTELKHAHNVLERAYHIMVANETVLKFGQCDVLIRPERMAEFSMFSLKNIDALFELGYKSAKEALVQSNIVKGP; from the coding sequence ATGAATGTTGGTTTGGTACTATCAGGAGGAGGCGTTAGGGGCGTAGCTCATATTGGTGCCATCAAGGCACTCGAGGAATTTGGGATCCACCCATCCCATATTGCCGGAACCAGTGCAGGAGCCATAGTTGGCGCACTATATGCCGGGGGTAGCCATTGGGAAGAAATATTGGATTTTTTTAAATCAACACAAATTTTCAGCATTAAAAAATATGCACGAAGCAAACCTGGATTTGTAGATACTGAAAAATTCTATGATCATTTAAAAGTCTATCTTCCAGAGGATAACTTTTCATCCTTAATGATATCCTTACATGTTACCGCAACCAATCTTTTGGATGGTACCTTAAAAATTTTTAACAAAGGTGAGTTAATTAAACCCATTTTGGCTTCTGCAGCCGTACCTGGGTTATTTGCACCTGTTCCTTTTAAGAACGGCTATTATGTTGACGGTGGCACTTTGAACAATTTCCCGGTCGATCTTATCAAAGACTTTTGCGATCAGATTATAGGAATCTATGTGAATCCTTTTGAAAAGATGAAGAAAACAGAGTTGAAGCATGCCCATAATGTATTGGAGCGTGCATACCATATAATGGTTGCCAACGAAACTGTGCTAAAATTTGGTCAATGTGATGTTCTGATACGTCCAGAGCGCATGGCAGAGTTTAGTATGTTTTCCCTAAAAAATATAGATGCTCTTTTTGAACTGGGGTACAAATCCGCCAAAGAGGCCCTAGTGCAAAGTAACATTGTTAAAGGTCCCTAA
- a CDS encoding CBS domain-containing protein, whose product MGTYQVEKIDKDSRARFIKNLLNDIQALKIMLRDGMIESEVMHIGSEQEFCLVDENWRPTQDAIRILKAIDDSHFTNEIARYNLEINLDPEELKENCFSVMEKELRLLLNKAMQTASKYDNKVILTGILPTITTQELSMEFMTPNIRYELLNNAVKLLRKKDFEMHIRGVDELSIHHDSVLFEACNTSFQMHLQIAPDDFVASYNWAQAISGPILGIATNSPLLMGRELWSETRIALFQQSIDTRSSSYTLQDKLARVTFGNSWASGSIIDIYKEDIAQYEVMLTNNVEKDSLLELKKGNIPKLNALNLHNGTIYRWNRPCYGATEKNAHIRIENRYLPSGPTVLDEMANFAFWVGLMKSRPAEFDDITKVMDFRDAKDNFIKAARNGAASIMLWKGIEISTRDLVIKELLPLAYEGLKKCTIDSNDIHRYLEVIERRANGNSGARWSVLNYRKLKKNMKQDDAVIALTEAIYENQQTSSPVSEWPMIPKEFKVRSNARLAKHIMSTQLLTVNENDMADMATTIMNWKIIHHVPVLDDKNELCGLLTWSHMTEYLKEQSDFTTTKVGDLMVREVISVTPETDLETVYELLEKNHIGCLPVVSKSSLIGIITLKDMTTI is encoded by the coding sequence ATGGGAACATACCAAGTAGAAAAAATTGATAAAGATTCTAGAGCAAGATTCATTAAAAATTTACTGAATGATATTCAGGCATTAAAAATCATGCTTAGAGATGGTATGATTGAAAGTGAGGTTATGCATATTGGTTCAGAACAAGAGTTTTGTTTGGTTGATGAGAACTGGCGTCCTACCCAAGACGCGATAAGAATCCTAAAGGCTATTGACGACTCCCATTTTACGAACGAAATTGCCCGTTATAACCTTGAAATCAACTTGGATCCTGAAGAGTTAAAAGAGAATTGTTTCTCAGTGATGGAAAAAGAACTTAGGTTATTACTAAACAAGGCAATGCAGACCGCCAGCAAATATGATAACAAAGTTATATTAACTGGTATACTGCCAACAATTACCACACAAGAACTTTCCATGGAGTTCATGACACCAAACATCCGCTACGAACTCTTAAACAATGCAGTAAAATTACTACGTAAAAAAGATTTTGAAATGCACATTCGTGGAGTAGACGAACTTTCCATTCACCATGACTCAGTTTTGTTTGAGGCTTGTAATACCAGTTTTCAAATGCATCTCCAAATTGCTCCAGATGATTTTGTAGCCAGTTATAATTGGGCTCAGGCAATATCAGGCCCCATACTTGGCATAGCCACCAATTCTCCTCTTTTGATGGGACGCGAACTATGGAGTGAGACACGCATTGCCTTGTTTCAACAGAGTATAGATACAAGAAGTTCCTCCTATACCCTTCAAGACAAACTGGCCAGGGTCACCTTCGGTAATTCATGGGCATCAGGGTCTATTATCGATATTTACAAAGAGGACATCGCTCAATATGAAGTTATGTTGACCAATAATGTGGAAAAAGATTCGCTCTTAGAATTAAAAAAGGGAAATATTCCAAAATTAAATGCCCTTAATTTGCACAATGGCACTATTTATCGTTGGAACCGTCCATGTTATGGAGCGACTGAAAAGAATGCCCATATCCGGATTGAAAACAGGTACCTCCCTTCAGGACCGACAGTTCTAGATGAAATGGCAAATTTTGCGTTTTGGGTAGGGCTTATGAAATCCAGACCCGCGGAATTTGACGACATTACCAAAGTCATGGACTTTAGGGATGCCAAGGATAACTTTATTAAGGCGGCCAGGAATGGGGCCGCAAGCATAATGTTATGGAAGGGCATTGAGATATCAACAAGAGATTTAGTTATTAAGGAATTACTCCCACTTGCATATGAAGGATTAAAAAAATGCACTATCGATTCAAATGACATCCATCGTTATTTGGAAGTTATAGAGAGAAGGGCCAACGGAAATAGTGGTGCAAGATGGAGCGTTTTAAATTACCGTAAACTCAAAAAAAATATGAAACAAGACGATGCGGTTATTGCTCTAACGGAGGCAATTTACGAAAACCAGCAAACATCATCCCCTGTTTCAGAATGGCCAATGATTCCTAAAGAGTTTAAGGTTCGATCCAATGCCAGACTGGCAAAACACATCATGTCCACCCAATTGCTCACCGTCAACGAAAACGATATGGCAGATATGGCCACCACCATAATGAACTGGAAGATTATTCATCATGTTCCAGTACTGGACGACAAGAATGAACTTTGTGGACTCTTGACTTGGAGCCATATGACCGAATATCTAAAAGAGCAGTCAGATTTTACCACCACCAAGGTAGGAGACCTGATGGTAAGGGAAGTAATATCAGTAACTCCAGAAACCGATTTGGAAACTGTTTACGAGTTACTTGAAAAAAATCACATTGGCTGCTTACCAGTAGTAAGCAAAAGCTCCCTTATTGGTATTATTACCCTTAAAGATATGACCACAATATAA
- a CDS encoding DUF302 domain-containing protein yields the protein MNYYFSTELINLTFEEAILKTKEALKKEGFGVLTEIDMKNTLKQKLDVDILKYKILGACNPSMAYQALQVENKIGTMLPCNVIVQEKGQGNIEIAAVDPAASMQAIKNDALVSIAKKVRAKLEQVIQNLANE from the coding sequence ATGAACTACTATTTTTCTACCGAACTAATTAACTTGACGTTTGAGGAAGCAATCTTAAAAACAAAAGAGGCATTAAAAAAAGAAGGTTTTGGAGTTTTGACCGAAATAGATATGAAAAATACACTAAAGCAAAAACTGGATGTTGATATCCTAAAATATAAAATTCTTGGGGCCTGCAATCCATCTATGGCCTATCAGGCGCTCCAGGTAGAAAATAAAATCGGCACCATGCTACCTTGTAATGTCATCGTTCAAGAGAAAGGGCAAGGAAACATAGAAATAGCAGCCGTAGATCCAGCTGCTTCCATGCAAGCTATAAAAAACGATGCACTTGTTTCGATAGCGAAAAAGGTACGTGCAAAACTTGAACAGGTAATTCAAAACCTAGCAAATGAATAA
- a CDS encoding Hsp20/alpha crystallin family protein: MSLVKFKRRPFGNLITQDFFDMDDFFDNRSWARDMMPDQFWNGKRSQPALNIKENHDTFEIELAAPGFAKEDFEVTIEDGCLNISAEKSVSDEEKEENYTRKEFSYNAFQRSLQLPESVKQEAIKAKYKDGILSFTLAKKEDAKKTPPKKVQIS; encoded by the coding sequence ATGTCACTCGTAAAATTTAAAAGAAGGCCTTTTGGTAATTTGATTACCCAAGATTTTTTTGATATGGACGATTTCTTTGATAACCGAAGTTGGGCAAGGGATATGATGCCCGATCAATTCTGGAACGGTAAGAGATCTCAACCTGCTTTGAATATTAAGGAAAACCATGACACGTTCGAAATTGAATTGGCGGCACCTGGTTTTGCCAAAGAAGATTTTGAAGTTACCATTGAAGACGGTTGTTTGAATATTTCCGCTGAAAAGTCTGTTTCTGATGAGGAGAAGGAGGAAAACTATACTCGAAAAGAGTTTAGTTACAACGCTTTTCAACGCTCGTTGCAATTGCCTGAAAGTGTAAAACAAGAAGCTATTAAAGCAAAGTATAAAGATGGTATTTTAAGCTTCACTCTAGCAAAAAAGGAAGACGCAAAAAAAACACCTCCCAAAAAGGTACAGATTTCATAA
- a CDS encoding succinylglutamate desuccinylase/aspartoacylase family protein: MVKVYSKALDQSIEINRILGQLEGDTAGPTLIFTAGIHGNEPSGVFALVKVLDDIKSKNIDVRGKIYAIAGNVSALEQGVRYHREDLNRMWKEESVKWLLKEDNINRNEEDYEQYQLYKIISQILEEDKGPFYFVDLHTTSSPTKPFITVNDTLLNRKFTEQYPVPLLLGIEEFLDGTLLNYINQLGYVAFGFESGQHDALCSIENHTAFVYLTLIYSGAILKTDIDFNSYYTILDRSTNDLYNAYEIVHHHKIGHDEDFCTKPGFTNFEPVKRGQQIATSDSKQVYTPIDGNIFMPLYQKKGEDGFFIIRHIPPIFLSVSSLFRKMHLDHMLTLLPGVSWVSDQKDALRVDLRIAKFLAKKLFHLLGYRSRQVDKNFLIVKNREAISKNKEYRNSTWYRNTF, translated from the coding sequence ATGGTAAAGGTTTATAGTAAGGCACTTGATCAATCCATTGAAATAAATCGTATTCTTGGACAGTTGGAGGGTGATACAGCCGGGCCCACTTTAATTTTCACGGCAGGAATTCACGGTAATGAGCCATCTGGCGTTTTCGCATTGGTCAAGGTGCTTGATGATATTAAATCAAAGAATATAGATGTTCGAGGAAAGATATATGCCATTGCCGGCAATGTTTCTGCCCTTGAACAGGGCGTACGATATCATCGGGAAGACCTGAATCGTATGTGGAAAGAAGAAAGTGTCAAATGGCTTTTAAAAGAAGACAATATCAATAGAAATGAAGAAGACTACGAACAATATCAACTTTATAAAATAATTTCTCAAATTTTAGAAGAAGATAAAGGACCCTTCTATTTTGTTGATCTGCATACCACCTCAAGCCCAACAAAACCCTTTATTACGGTTAACGACACACTACTGAATCGAAAGTTCACAGAACAATACCCGGTACCTTTACTTTTAGGGATTGAAGAATTTCTGGATGGCACCTTGTTAAATTATATCAATCAACTTGGCTACGTAGCCTTTGGGTTTGAATCTGGACAGCATGATGCTCTTTGTTCCATAGAAAACCATACCGCATTTGTATACCTCACATTAATCTATAGTGGTGCGATTCTTAAAACCGACATAGATTTTAATTCCTATTATACAATTCTTGACCGTTCAACCAATGATTTGTACAATGCATATGAAATTGTACACCATCACAAAATTGGACATGATGAAGATTTCTGCACAAAACCGGGTTTTACAAATTTTGAGCCGGTAAAAAGAGGGCAACAGATCGCTACCAGTGATTCGAAACAAGTATATACACCTATTGATGGAAATATCTTCATGCCTTTATACCAAAAAAAGGGAGAAGATGGCTTTTTTATTATCAGGCACATACCTCCCATCTTTCTTTCCGTTTCCTCATTATTTAGAAAAATGCACCTGGATCATATGCTTACCTTATTACCAGGCGTTTCCTGGGTATCAGACCAGAAAGATGCATTAAGGGTAGACCTAAGGATAGCGAAATTCTTGGCAAAAAAACTTTTTCATTTATTGGGATATAGAAGTAGACAGGTCGATAAAAATTTCCTAATAGTAAAAAACAGGGAGGCGATCTCCAAAAACAAGGAGTATAGAAATTCAACTTGGTATCGCAACACATTTTAA